The Fundidesulfovibrio terrae genomic sequence GGGCCCGCATCGAGGGCGACACCGCCACCGTGGGCATCACCAGCTTCGCCCAGGAGCAGTTGGGCGACATCACCTTCGTGGACCTGCCCGCCGTGGGCTCCCAGGTGACCCAGGGCAGCGAGTTCGGCTCCATCGAGTCCGTGAAGGCAGCCAGCGAGCTCTACAGCCCCGTCACCGGCGAGGTGGTCGAGGTCAACGCCGCGCTTGAGGCCAATCCCGAGCTGGTCAACCAGGAACCCTTCGAGGGCGGCTGGATGATCAAGGTGAAGCTCTCGGCCGAGTCCCAGGGCCTGCTGGACGCGAGCGCCTACGAACAAACCGCCGTGTCCTGCCACTAGGCGAGGAGAATCCATGCCCTACGTTCCCCACACCACGGCGGACACGCGGGCCATGCTGGAGGCCGTCGGTGTCTCTTCCATGGAAGAGCTCTTCGCCGAGATCCCCCAGACCCTGCGTCCCAAGAGCTTCGACCTTCCGCCGGGGATGTCCGAGATGGACACCCGGGCCAAGATCGAGGATCTCTCCTCGCGCAACAACACCAGCCTCGTGAGCTTTCTCGGGGGCGGCTTCTACGATCACTACGTGCCCTCGGCCGTGGACGCGCTGATCAGCCGCGGCGAATTCTACACCGCCTACACGCCCTACCAGCCCGAGGCCAGCCAGGGCACGCTCCAGGCCATCTTCGAATACCAGACAGCCGTGTCCCGGCTTCTGGACATGGACTGCTCCAATGCCTCGGTCTACGACGGCGGCACCGCCCTGTACGAGGCCATGATGATGGCCGTGCGCCAGACCAGGCGGGTGAAGGTGGTCATCTCCGAGACGGTGAGCCCCATCTACCGCATTCTGCTCGGCACTTACACGAAGAACCTGAATCTCGAGCTGGTCACGGTGCCGCACGCGAGCGGAGCCACGGACTTCGCGGCCATGGAAAAGGCCGTGGACGCCTCCACCGCCTGCGTGGTGGTGCAGAACCCCAGCTTCTTCGGCTGTGTGGAGGACGCTTCGGCCCTGTTCGCATCCGCCAAGGCCAAGGGCGCCGTCTGCATCGTCAGCGCCTACCCGGTGCTGGCCAGCGTCATCAAGACGCCAGGCAAGATGGGTGCGGACATCGCCGTGGCCGAGGGCCAGAGCCTCGGGCTGCCGCTCTCCTTCGGCGGGCCGTACCTTGGCATCATGACCTGCACCAAGGCCATGGTGCGCCAGATGCCCGGCCGCATCGTGGGCCGCACCACCGACTCCCAGGGCCGCACCGGCTATGTGCTCACCCTGCAGGCCCGCGAGCAGCACATCCGCCGCCAGAAGGCCACCTCCAACATCTGCTCCAACCAGGCCCTGTGCGCCCTGCGCTGCCTGATCCACATGTGCCTCCTGGGCGACGAAGGGCTTCGCCGCACGGCGCGCACCTGCATGGAGAACGCCCGCTATGCCGCCGGGAAGCTCTCGCGCATCAAGGGCGTCACCATGCTGACCCACGGCCCCGTGGGCAACGAGTTCGCCATCACCCTGCCGCGTCCGGCCCAGGACGTCTGCTTGGCCATGATCGGCCGGGGATTCGTGCCCGGATTCCCGCTGGGGCGCTACTACCCCGGGTTGGAAAACTCCCTTCTGGTCTGCTGCACCGAGAAGCACTCCCGCCGCGACATCGACATACTGGCCGCCTGGCTGGAGGACGAATTATGAGCACTGTGTTCGAAAAATCCGTTCCCGGCCGCGAGGGCGTCTGGCCAGACGCTCCCGAGCACGACATGGGCGAGATGCTGCCCGCCGACCTCACCCGCGAGGCCCCGGCCGCGCTGCCTTCGCTCTCGGAGCTGGACGTGGTGCGCCACTTCAGCATGCTCTCGCGCAAGAACTACGGGGTGGATTCCAACTTCTACCCCCTGGGCTCCTGCACCATGAAGTACAACCCCAAGTTCTGCGAGGACATCGCGGGACTGCCCGGGTTCTCTCGCCTGCATCCGCTGCTGCCCCAGCTGCCGCGCGGCGACGAGCTGACCCAGGGCGCGCTCGAGGTCATGTACGAGACCGAGCGCTGGCTGTGCGAGATCACCGGCATGTCCGAGTTCACCCTGCACCCCATGGCCGGGGCGCATGGAGAGCTCACGGGCGTCTTGACCATGGCCGCCTACCATGCCGACAAGGGCAACAAGAAGACCAAGATCATCTGCCCCGATTCGGCCCACGGCACCAACCCCGCCTCGGCCGCCATCGCCGGCTACGAAGTGGTCTCGGTGGCCTCCAAGGACGGCATCGTGGACCCGGACGCCCTGGCCGCGGTGCTTAC encodes the following:
- the gcvH gene encoding glycine cleavage system protein GcvH, translating into MFPTDLKYTPSHEWARIEGDTATVGITSFAQEQLGDITFVDLPAVGSQVTQGSEFGSIESVKAASELYSPVTGEVVEVNAALEANPELVNQEPFEGGWMIKVKLSAESQGLLDASAYEQTAVSCH
- the gcvPA gene encoding aminomethyl-transferring glycine dehydrogenase subunit GcvPA, with product MPYVPHTTADTRAMLEAVGVSSMEELFAEIPQTLRPKSFDLPPGMSEMDTRAKIEDLSSRNNTSLVSFLGGGFYDHYVPSAVDALISRGEFYTAYTPYQPEASQGTLQAIFEYQTAVSRLLDMDCSNASVYDGGTALYEAMMMAVRQTRRVKVVISETVSPIYRILLGTYTKNLNLELVTVPHASGATDFAAMEKAVDASTACVVVQNPSFFGCVEDASALFASAKAKGAVCIVSAYPVLASVIKTPGKMGADIAVAEGQSLGLPLSFGGPYLGIMTCTKAMVRQMPGRIVGRTTDSQGRTGYVLTLQAREQHIRRQKATSNICSNQALCALRCLIHMCLLGDEGLRRTARTCMENARYAAGKLSRIKGVTMLTHGPVGNEFAITLPRPAQDVCLAMIGRGFVPGFPLGRYYPGLENSLLVCCTEKHSRRDIDILAAWLEDEL